The following are from one region of the Candidatus Protochlamydia phocaeensis genome:
- a CDS encoding NTP transferase domain-containing protein, translating to MKVVILAAGVGSRLDGKEDHRPKALTQLVNGKSILQFQLDALEEYLSLDQVYLVVGYQKEAIMSVFPDLIYIYNPLFEQENTAKSLLRALRKIDDDVLWLNGDVVFHPSILSKILRKDCTGMIVNQASVEEEEVKYRTNEEGRILEVSKQVGQPQGEALGINYYKQADLPLLKQNLADCHPKDYFEKGIEKGIQSGQIVWSIPVASNECAEIDFPDDLVRANQLIKEWRL from the coding sequence ATGAAAGTCGTCATTTTAGCTGCCGGAGTGGGGAGTCGGCTGGATGGAAAGGAAGACCATCGGCCAAAAGCCCTTACTCAGTTGGTCAACGGAAAATCCATTCTGCAATTCCAATTGGATGCCCTGGAGGAATACCTTTCCTTAGATCAAGTCTATCTTGTCGTCGGCTATCAAAAAGAAGCCATCATGTCTGTCTTTCCCGATCTCATTTATATTTATAATCCACTTTTCGAGCAGGAAAATACGGCTAAAAGTTTGCTGCGTGCCCTCAGAAAAATAGACGACGACGTCCTATGGCTTAATGGCGACGTCGTTTTTCATCCTTCCATTTTAAGCAAAATTTTGAGAAAAGACTGCACGGGAATGATCGTCAATCAGGCCTCGGTGGAAGAAGAAGAGGTCAAATACCGGACTAATGAAGAAGGACGAATCTTAGAAGTGTCTAAACAAGTGGGGCAGCCTCAAGGAGAAGCCCTAGGCATTAACTATTATAAACAGGCAGATTTGCCCCTTCTAAAGCAAAATTTAGCTGACTGTCATCCCAAAGATTACTTTGAAAAAGGCATTGAGAAAGGAATTCAAAGCGGACAAATTGTCTGGAGCATTCCCGTTGCCTCCAATGAATGCGCGGAAATTGATTTTCCCGATGATCTCGTTCGCGCCAATCAACTCATCAAAGAATGGCGCCTCTAG
- a CDS encoding CocE/NonD family hydrolase, with product MVCIRRYVCLFLVVLQLLHAADELKPDLTVMIPMRDGVVLPTDLYLPSPEAKGLPCILLRSPAGRESAYWKSFAEMSKAGYVIAIQDTRNVLDTEGKTFPFISDGWGKLQDGYDTVEWLASSPYTNGKIGTWGSSALGITQLLMAPSNPPHLQCQYIIVAAASLYHHGIFPGGVLLKNQAEGWLGFYARDTGVLNYVCQRPFYNEFWKQLNALEVSHRVHVPGMHVGGWYDTFLQGTLSAFASRQNEGGKGAKGQQKLVVGPWTHYWPVSKQFGDFEVPAAGVSPPFDISPKRWFDYYLKGMHNGIEHLPPVTYYVMGPFDGEESSGNVWRTSNIWPVPSKATPYYLNSYEGLQLQVPFTGILSYTYDPRNPIETNGGRNLFLPSGPTNQASIEERDDILVFTSEPLEEDIEVTGNLSAKLFFASDQKDTDLVIRLCDVYPDGRSILISEGSYRLGVMCFQSEQPQELKPNQPIPITIDLWATSIVFAKGHSIRLSISSSSYPRYEKNMNVGLIGGNTGKFKVAKNMLYVGEKFPSYLLLPIVRKGNTWLVEDQSASLTVDKS from the coding sequence ATGGTTTGCATTCGTCGTTATGTTTGTCTTTTTTTAGTTGTTCTGCAGCTGTTACATGCAGCAGATGAGCTCAAGCCTGATTTAACGGTCATGATTCCCATGCGGGATGGGGTCGTTTTGCCCACAGATCTTTATTTGCCTTCACCGGAGGCTAAGGGGCTGCCGTGCATCTTACTGCGCAGTCCGGCCGGCCGCGAGTCTGCTTATTGGAAAAGCTTTGCTGAAATGAGCAAGGCAGGTTATGTCATAGCCATTCAAGATACGCGCAATGTGCTCGACACGGAGGGAAAAACATTCCCCTTTATTTCCGATGGATGGGGAAAGCTCCAGGATGGCTACGATACAGTGGAGTGGCTTGCCAGCAGTCCCTATACAAATGGAAAGATCGGCACTTGGGGATCTTCAGCCTTAGGGATCACTCAGCTTCTAATGGCGCCTTCTAATCCTCCGCATTTGCAATGCCAATATATTATTGTGGCTGCTGCGAGCCTCTATCATCACGGCATTTTTCCAGGAGGCGTCTTGCTGAAAAATCAGGCCGAAGGCTGGCTTGGTTTTTATGCCCGCGATACAGGCGTTTTAAATTACGTTTGTCAGCGGCCTTTCTATAATGAATTTTGGAAACAGTTAAATGCCTTGGAAGTCTCCCATCGCGTCCACGTGCCTGGTATGCATGTGGGAGGATGGTATGATACCTTTTTGCAGGGCACATTGAGCGCTTTTGCTTCCAGACAAAACGAAGGGGGCAAGGGGGCAAAGGGCCAGCAAAAGCTAGTCGTGGGGCCATGGACGCATTACTGGCCCGTCTCTAAGCAATTCGGAGATTTTGAAGTGCCCGCTGCAGGGGTCAGTCCTCCCTTTGATATTTCGCCCAAGCGCTGGTTCGATTATTATTTAAAAGGGATGCATAATGGGATCGAGCATTTGCCCCCTGTGACTTACTATGTCATGGGACCCTTTGATGGAGAAGAATCAAGCGGCAATGTCTGGCGCACATCAAATATATGGCCTGTGCCTTCCAAGGCAACGCCTTACTATTTGAATTCTTATGAGGGGCTGCAATTGCAGGTTCCCTTTACCGGGATTTTGTCCTATACCTATGATCCTCGCAATCCCATTGAGACCAATGGCGGACGCAATTTGTTTTTGCCGTCCGGTCCAACAAATCAAGCCTCTATTGAAGAGCGCGACGATATCCTGGTTTTTACATCGGAACCGCTTGAAGAGGATATCGAAGTCACAGGCAATCTCTCGGCCAAGCTCTTTTTTGCTTCCGATCAAAAGGATACCGATCTCGTCATCCGCTTATGCGATGTTTATCCGGATGGCCGTAGCATTCTTATTTCCGAAGGAAGCTACCGCCTTGGCGTCATGTGCTTTCAAAGTGAGCAGCCACAGGAGCTCAAACCCAACCAGCCGATTCCCATTACCATTGACCTATGGGCAACAAGCATCGTTTTTGCTAAGGGACACTCTATCCGCTTGTCAATTAGCAGCTCCAGTTATCCCCGCTATGAGAAAAATATGAATGTGGGATTAATCGGAGGAAATACGGGCAAGTTTAAAGTCGCTAAAAATATGCTTTACGTTGGGGAAAAATTTCCTTCTTACCTTTTATTGCCAATTGTGCGAAAAGGGAATACGTGGTTGGTAGAAGATCAGTCCGCTTCTTTAACTGTGGATAAATCATGA
- the rpsT gene encoding 30S ribosomal protein S20, translating to MAKQEETKKVKRPTAQKRDLQNKKRRLNNKTYKSRVRTAIRSFQDSLVKGDEAATKSKLDEVYSILDKCAKKGVFKLNKVSRTKSRLAARAVAKA from the coding sequence ATGGCAAAGCAAGAAGAAACAAAAAAAGTCAAGCGTCCAACAGCGCAAAAGCGCGATCTCCAAAATAAAAAAAGACGCTTGAATAACAAAACTTACAAGTCTCGCGTGAGAACGGCGATCCGCTCTTTCCAAGATTCATTGGTAAAAGGGGATGAAGCAGCAACGAAGAGCAAATTAGATGAAGTCTATAGCATTTTAGACAAATGTGCGAAGAAAGGCGTTTTTAAACTCAACAAAGTTAGCCGCACAAAATCTCGTTTAGCTGCACGCGCAGTTGCTAAAGCTTAA
- a CDS encoding RluA family pseudouridine synthase yields the protein MKYLAQSDTSILEALTQLAPQSSKNTLRSWLKEGRVQIDGVLIKTPNFPVLKGQLVTVVQRKKFIGQGIEILYEDNDLVFINKPSGLLSVSTAFEKGETAHALLKAYYRPRKVFVIHRLDQDTSGVMIFAFNQETCDRLKDLFEVHHIQRSYTAIVEGQFLSPKGTWKSYLYEDEQYVVHETEDPSFGRLAITHYRTLAALKRYSLLELTLETGRKNQIRVHCQSAGHPVVGDKKYGAQTNPLKRLCLHAHLLAFRHPISKKELKIESPIPEEFYRLIPKN from the coding sequence ATGAAATATCTTGCTCAAAGCGATACCTCTATTTTAGAGGCCTTAACCCAGTTGGCACCTCAAAGTTCTAAGAATACCTTACGTTCGTGGCTGAAAGAAGGACGGGTACAGATTGATGGCGTTTTAATTAAAACCCCCAACTTTCCTGTTCTAAAAGGCCAGCTTGTTACTGTGGTCCAACGTAAGAAATTTATTGGACAAGGAATTGAAATTCTTTATGAAGATAACGACCTTGTCTTCATCAATAAACCGTCAGGCCTCTTGAGCGTTTCGACTGCTTTCGAGAAAGGTGAAACAGCCCATGCCCTTTTAAAAGCCTATTATCGACCACGCAAAGTGTTTGTCATCCACCGCTTGGATCAAGATACATCCGGCGTCATGATTTTTGCCTTCAACCAAGAGACCTGCGACCGCTTAAAAGATTTATTTGAAGTCCATCATATTCAACGCTCTTATACAGCCATTGTCGAAGGGCAATTCCTTTCTCCCAAAGGGACCTGGAAAAGCTATCTCTATGAGGACGAGCAATATGTCGTCCACGAAACGGAAGATCCTTCTTTTGGACGGCTGGCCATTACGCATTACCGGACATTAGCTGCCCTCAAGCGCTATTCCCTCCTTGAGCTGACTCTAGAGACAGGACGCAAAAATCAGATTCGCGTCCATTGCCAATCAGCCGGGCATCCTGTCGTAGGAGATAAGAAATACGGCGCACAAACGAACCCCCTCAAGCGCCTCTGCCTACATGCCCATCTGCTCGCTTTCCGGCATCCCATCAGTAAAAAAGAATTGAAAATCGAATCGCCCATCCCTGAAGAGTTCTATCGCTTAATTCCCAAAAATTAG
- a CDS encoding DUF3592 domain-containing protein: MMMHRNPLWIAFLCLIGLYVMGYTIYTGPQLYHYLRLTEKLTPQQIEWSVAKLGEDAFAPETHYTFSFGGKTYQGQTIWHSPYLNAWAGNEATEKLKQSTLPVWFDPSSPQVSTMDKHFPVKPTLYLIMLWGLLLYFIGLGRYVIRFNSDKN, translated from the coding sequence ATGATGATGCACCGCAATCCCCTTTGGATCGCCTTCCTCTGCTTAATCGGTCTGTATGTCATGGGATATACCATTTATACAGGCCCGCAGCTTTATCATTATCTCCGCCTGACAGAAAAGCTTACTCCTCAACAGATCGAATGGTCGGTTGCCAAACTTGGAGAAGACGCCTTTGCGCCAGAAACCCACTACACCTTCTCTTTCGGAGGCAAAACCTATCAAGGCCAAACAATCTGGCACTCCCCTTATCTCAATGCCTGGGCGGGAAACGAAGCAACCGAAAAGCTCAAACAATCCACTCTGCCCGTATGGTTTGACCCCTCCTCGCCGCAGGTATCGACAATGGATAAGCACTTTCCGGTTAAACCCACTCTTTATTTAATCATGCTGTGGGGTTTGCTGCTTTATTTTATTGGATTGGGACGGTACGTCATCCGCTTCAACAGCGATAAAAACTAA
- a CDS encoding class I SAM-dependent methyltransferase — MYWFLSLLLMAFVSQTSAFAHSQEFVDSTSYLADRIPSTDKRYASLKLALDLMSQRQAKIVVETGTARCGAQGFIGDGSATLIFGEWALDHGSLLYSVDINPDAITAARMSIGPYNPNVQLVCQDSIAFLSQFNQSIDFLYLDSFDYDIFNPGPSQEHHLKEILAVYPKLTDNSVIMIDDCDVPGGGKGALVIPYLIDKGWKVLYSGYQVILIKN; from the coding sequence ATGTATTGGTTTCTATCTTTATTATTGATGGCTTTTGTTTCTCAGACTTCGGCTTTTGCTCATTCGCAAGAGTTTGTCGATTCGACTAGTTATTTGGCAGATCGCATTCCAAGCACAGATAAGCGCTATGCCAGCCTAAAGCTTGCCCTTGATTTGATGAGCCAGCGGCAGGCCAAAATTGTTGTAGAAACAGGAACGGCAAGATGCGGAGCGCAGGGATTTATCGGAGACGGCTCGGCGACGTTAATTTTTGGAGAGTGGGCTTTAGACCATGGCAGCTTGCTTTATTCTGTAGACATCAATCCCGATGCCATTACCGCTGCCAGAATGAGCATCGGGCCTTATAATCCCAACGTTCAATTGGTTTGCCAAGATTCGATTGCCTTCCTAAGCCAATTCAATCAATCCATTGATTTCTTATACTTGGACAGCTTTGATTACGATATTTTCAATCCCGGACCTTCACAAGAGCACCATCTCAAAGAAATTTTAGCTGTCTATCCCAAGCTCACAGATAACAGCGTAATTATGATTGACGACTGCGATGTGCCGGGAGGAGGAAAAGGGGCCTTGGTCATTCCTTATTTGATTGATAAGGGATGGAAAGTGCTATATAGCGGCTATCAAGTTATCTTGATCAAAAATTAA
- a CDS encoding HlyD family efflux transporter periplasmic adaptor subunit: MDEPIQPRQPENVVNAQSADKKNENIEENNNNKTKRNGILLKVFLVLILLSILTFLYWYFFIRFHETTNDAYVNGNNVNLMAPQNGITVSIYADNTDFVKQGQLLVELDTTTYQLAFDKAQVDLALAARQVRQLWEDTKQRDADVLLREAELKRAHQDFENRNALRNTQAISKEDLTHAQADLEVARAALHSAQHQQESAQASLGSTPIEEHPLIRNAEIALREAYVNLQRCEILAPVSGYVAQRNVQVGEWVTPTRALLSIIPLDEIWIDANFKETELSDIRIDQPVSIVSDLYGSDVVYHGKVVGMQAGTGSVFSLIPPQNATGNWIKIVQRVPVRISLDKQELQQHPLVLGLSVHVNVDTSDQSGLQLAEKPLYSPRFITPVFDITMQPVDQLIQSIIQQNLHSTGNSTGKGTP; encoded by the coding sequence ATGGATGAACCTATTCAGCCCCGACAACCTGAAAATGTAGTTAATGCACAATCTGCTGATAAAAAAAATGAAAACATAGAGGAAAATAACAATAATAAAACAAAGCGAAATGGAATCCTTTTAAAAGTTTTTCTCGTACTTATTCTATTGAGCATTTTGACTTTCTTATATTGGTATTTTTTTATTCGCTTTCATGAAACAACCAACGATGCTTATGTCAATGGCAACAACGTCAACTTAATGGCCCCTCAAAACGGCATTACCGTTTCCATTTATGCTGACAATACGGATTTCGTCAAGCAAGGACAATTACTAGTCGAACTCGATACGACAACTTATCAGTTGGCCTTCGACAAAGCCCAAGTTGATCTGGCTTTAGCTGCCCGTCAAGTCCGGCAATTATGGGAAGATACTAAACAACGGGATGCGGACGTCTTGCTAAGAGAAGCCGAGCTCAAGCGCGCCCATCAAGATTTTGAAAACCGCAATGCGCTGCGCAACACCCAAGCCATTTCTAAAGAAGATCTTACGCATGCCCAAGCTGATTTAGAGGTCGCTAGGGCTGCTCTGCATTCGGCTCAGCATCAGCAAGAATCCGCTCAGGCCTCTTTAGGAAGTACCCCTATTGAAGAGCACCCGCTTATTCGAAATGCTGAAATTGCTTTAAGAGAAGCCTATGTCAATTTGCAGCGCTGTGAAATCTTGGCTCCGGTCAGCGGATATGTCGCTCAGCGCAACGTGCAAGTCGGAGAATGGGTGACTCCTACTAGGGCTCTGCTCAGCATTATTCCTTTGGATGAGATTTGGATTGATGCCAATTTTAAAGAGACAGAATTGAGCGATATCCGCATCGACCAGCCTGTTTCTATTGTAAGTGATCTATATGGCTCAGACGTTGTCTATCATGGTAAAGTCGTGGGCATGCAAGCAGGCACAGGCAGCGTCTTTTCGCTTATTCCTCCTCAAAATGCAACCGGAAATTGGATAAAAATCGTCCAGCGCGTTCCGGTCCGCATTTCTTTAGATAAGCAAGAGCTGCAGCAACATCCTTTGGTATTGGGCCTGTCCGTTCATGTCAACGTTGACACGTCCGATCAAAGCGGCCTGCAATTAGCTGAAAAACCTCTTTATTCACCGCGATTTATTACCCCTGTTTTTGATATTACTATGCAGCCTGTCGATCAATTAATACAGTCCATTATTCAGCAAAATTTGCATTCGACAGGAAACTCAACAGGAAAGGGAACGCCTTAG
- a CDS encoding DHA2 family efflux MFS transporter permease subunit: protein MTGSHPCLHGIRLILLTLSLGLGTFIQVLDSSIANVSISHIAGDLAVSPNEGTWVITSFAISNGIILAITGWLAERFGGIKLFVWSTTLFSITSWLCGLAWNLPLLVFFRILQGASAGALIPLSQALLLTNYPEERKGVALGFWSMIVIVAPILGPIVGGYITDNYGWPWIFYINIPIGFFSAWLTWFLIGQRHEKTTKRPIDFIAFALLTIAISTLQIFLDKGEELDWFSSNFICVLITTSIIAFTFFIPWNAYSEHPIMNFSYFRHRTFTIGTILGALGFLMFFGSNVLLPLWLETQMNYTAFWSGVAVMPVGILPLFLSSFVGKFVTRVDPRWMSTFSFLMFSITFFWFSVLTPDISLFELMHPRFLQGLGLSFFFIPLVTISLSAIPNPELAGASGVFNFVRLIAGGGFGTALYVTLWDRREIFHHSRLTEITTIYNPLTTQFYRHLDTTLGTSEAVNHNILEGLITQQAYLLAVNDVFYLTGWTFLLCIPLIWFCGRIEVKKGQQAALD from the coding sequence ATGACAGGCTCTCATCCATGCCTTCACGGAATCCGGCTTATTCTTCTCACTCTTTCTCTAGGGCTTGGAACCTTCATTCAAGTCTTAGACAGCTCTATCGCCAACGTCTCCATTTCCCACATTGCCGGAGACCTGGCCGTTAGTCCCAATGAAGGGACATGGGTCATTACCTCTTTTGCCATCAGCAATGGCATTATTTTAGCCATTACGGGGTGGCTGGCAGAGCGATTCGGCGGCATTAAGCTCTTTGTATGGTCGACAACTCTTTTCTCAATTACTTCTTGGCTATGCGGACTCGCCTGGAATCTCCCCTTATTGGTTTTTTTCCGTATCCTGCAAGGCGCTTCAGCGGGAGCATTAATTCCCTTATCGCAGGCTTTGCTGTTGACAAATTATCCGGAAGAAAGAAAGGGGGTCGCTCTGGGATTTTGGTCCATGATCGTCATCGTGGCCCCTATTTTAGGACCGATCGTTGGAGGATATATTACAGACAACTATGGCTGGCCTTGGATTTTCTACATTAATATCCCCATCGGCTTCTTCTCCGCTTGGCTGACTTGGTTTCTCATCGGCCAACGCCACGAGAAAACAACCAAGCGCCCGATCGATTTCATTGCTTTTGCCTTGCTGACCATTGCCATCAGCACCCTGCAGATTTTTTTAGATAAAGGCGAAGAACTGGATTGGTTCAGCTCGAATTTTATCTGCGTCTTGATCACCACCTCTATCATTGCCTTTACCTTCTTTATTCCTTGGAATGCCTATTCCGAGCATCCCATTATGAATTTTTCTTATTTCAGGCACCGCACTTTTACCATTGGAACCATCCTAGGCGCATTGGGATTTTTGATGTTCTTCGGAAGCAATGTCCTTCTTCCTTTATGGCTGGAAACACAGATGAACTATACCGCTTTTTGGTCCGGGGTTGCCGTTATGCCCGTCGGGATATTACCTCTTTTTTTATCTTCTTTTGTTGGAAAATTTGTAACCCGAGTAGATCCGCGTTGGATGTCGACCTTTAGCTTTCTAATGTTTTCTATTACTTTTTTTTGGTTCAGCGTATTAACTCCAGACATCAGCTTATTCGAACTCATGCATCCACGCTTTCTGCAAGGACTGGGGTTAAGCTTCTTTTTCATCCCGCTTGTCACCATTTCCCTATCAGCTATCCCCAATCCTGAATTGGCCGGCGCCTCAGGAGTATTCAATTTTGTGCGGCTAATTGCCGGAGGCGGGTTCGGCACCGCACTTTACGTGACTTTATGGGATAGAAGAGAAATTTTTCATCACAGCCGCTTAACAGAAATCACAACGATTTATAATCCCTTAACTACACAATTCTATCGCCATCTCGACACAACGCTTGGCACTTCCGAAGCTGTCAATCATAATATTTTGGAAGGCCTCATCACCCAGCAAGCTTACTTATTGGCCGTCAATGATGTCTTCTATTTGACCGGCTGGACCTTTCTTCTTTGTATTCCCCTCATCTGGTTCTGCGGCCGCATTGAAGTCAAAAAAGGCCAGCAAGCTGCATTAGATTAA
- a CDS encoding class I SAM-dependent methyltransferase, with protein sequence MKQYLKTKAMAGFLFACLAAQPSLAAQTAEEAFTAIYNYGIWGVNAEGQGVSGGGSTLEATECYRIFLQQFLKDFQIRSVIDLGCGDWEFSQAINWDGMDYTGYDVVQSVIERDQKRFAKPNIHFVHGNAIRMDLPSADLLICKDVLQHLPNEDISLLFGQLPKFKYCLITNDVDPVTLTSANPNIAPGQYRPVDLTQPPFYLAGYKALTYAYGPFVKQVLFLYRGY encoded by the coding sequence ATGAAACAGTATTTAAAAACTAAGGCTATGGCTGGCTTTTTATTCGCTTGCTTGGCCGCTCAGCCTTCTTTGGCCGCCCAAACTGCAGAGGAGGCCTTTACAGCGATTTACAATTACGGCATTTGGGGAGTCAATGCAGAAGGGCAAGGGGTGTCCGGGGGCGGATCGACTTTAGAAGCCACAGAATGCTACCGAATTTTTTTACAGCAATTTTTAAAAGATTTTCAAATTCGCTCTGTGATTGATTTGGGTTGCGGAGATTGGGAGTTTTCCCAGGCGATTAATTGGGACGGCATGGATTATACAGGCTATGATGTCGTTCAATCGGTAATCGAAAGAGACCAAAAGCGCTTTGCCAAGCCGAATATTCATTTTGTCCATGGCAATGCGATTAGAATGGACTTGCCGTCCGCTGATCTGTTGATTTGCAAAGATGTCTTACAGCATCTTCCCAATGAAGATATTTCTCTTTTATTTGGGCAGCTTCCCAAGTTTAAATATTGTCTCATCACTAACGATGTGGATCCCGTCACCTTGACAAGTGCTAATCCAAATATTGCACCCGGGCAGTATCGTCCGGTCGATTTAACGCAACCGCCCTTCTATTTAGCTGGATATAAAGCTCTGACTTATGCCTATGGGCCATTTGTCAAGCAGGTTCTCTTTCTTTATCGAGGCTATTAA
- a CDS encoding DUF6492 family protein encodes MRAWISFLFCLYSSLIMSLSFGLDAQAAEIDLLTTAELNHSSFLSGPYQFNLEPIDVIIPSTNKDLLTLDLCINGIRANCSQVRRIIVVSAEPLTNQAEWFDERLFPFNKANLALRLLKGNEAMAQAYLNTPENRLGWYYQQLLKLYASFVIPGLSSNVLILDSDTIFLNPVAFTNAQGAGLFNPGTEYHFPYFEHGDRLIPGFQKQFPFYSGISHHMLFQRPILQDLFAVVESVHQKEFWKAFCDCVDLNYLFFGAAEYELYFNFAFARTQQVEIRFLKWDNVNSIDHLAAYQAAGYHYVSCHSWMR; translated from the coding sequence ATGCGCGCATGGATTTCTTTTCTATTTTGCCTCTATAGCAGTCTAATTATGAGCCTATCTTTTGGCTTAGATGCGCAGGCGGCAGAGATTGATTTATTAACGACCGCGGAATTGAACCACTCCTCCTTTCTTAGCGGGCCTTATCAGTTTAATCTTGAGCCCATTGATGTCATTATTCCTTCTACTAACAAAGATTTGCTTACCTTGGATTTATGCATTAATGGCATTAGGGCCAATTGCAGCCAAGTCAGGCGAATTATTGTTGTATCGGCAGAGCCTTTGACCAATCAAGCCGAATGGTTTGATGAACGCCTTTTTCCCTTCAATAAGGCCAATCTAGCTCTGCGCCTTTTAAAAGGAAATGAGGCAATGGCCCAAGCATATTTAAATACCCCGGAAAACCGATTGGGATGGTATTATCAGCAGCTTTTAAAACTCTATGCCTCTTTTGTGATACCCGGTCTTTCTTCCAATGTTCTGATATTAGATTCCGATACGATTTTTCTCAATCCTGTGGCATTCACAAATGCTCAAGGAGCTGGCCTTTTCAATCCAGGAACGGAATATCATTTTCCTTATTTTGAACACGGCGATCGCTTGATTCCAGGCTTCCAAAAGCAATTTCCTTTTTATTCGGGCATTTCCCATCATATGCTTTTTCAGCGGCCTATTCTGCAGGACCTATTCGCCGTCGTAGAATCCGTTCATCAAAAAGAGTTCTGGAAAGCTTTCTGCGATTGCGTAGATTTAAATTATCTATTCTTTGGAGCAGCCGAATATGAGCTTTACTTCAACTTTGCCTTTGCCAGAACCCAACAAGTGGAAATCCGGTTCTTAAAATGGGATAATGTCAACAGTATCGATCACCTGGCGGCCTATCAAGCGGCCGGTTATCATTATGTCTCCTGCCATTCTTGGATGAGATAA
- a CDS encoding FkbM family methyltransferase yields MKCLKKMFLLVAVMMMSTALSFASLKDERLANVAVFPDGRYMDILGYNNGDMQTNGEANILKVIRPGDMVFDVGAHIGEWSLHVLRRQPLVSIHGFEPLPMLFDTLKAALQPYQAEISPLALSYTKGEASFVYYPSLPGLSTLHQRPEVEKMLGLDPVFLTVQTERLDTYCIERNISRIHFLKIDTEGNEWLVLAGADGLIRKQAIDMIQFEYGGCYLDSKATLKQIYEYLTLCGYSIYRIIPEGLIYIDQWRPELENYVYSNYFAIRNN; encoded by the coding sequence ATGAAATGCTTGAAAAAGATGTTCTTATTGGTTGCTGTCATGATGATGAGCACGGCCTTGAGTTTTGCTTCGCTTAAAGACGAGCGCTTGGCCAATGTTGCCGTTTTCCCGGATGGAAGATATATGGATATCTTGGGCTACAACAATGGCGATATGCAGACAAATGGAGAAGCCAATATTCTCAAGGTCATTCGACCGGGGGATATGGTCTTTGATGTCGGTGCCCATATAGGAGAATGGAGCCTGCATGTCCTTCGCCGCCAGCCGCTAGTCAGCATTCACGGATTCGAGCCGCTGCCGATGCTTTTTGATACTTTAAAGGCCGCCTTGCAGCCTTATCAAGCGGAGATCAGCCCTTTAGCCTTATCTTATACGAAAGGAGAGGCCTCCTTTGTTTATTACCCCAGCCTTCCCGGCTTAAGTACCCTTCATCAACGCCCTGAAGTGGAGAAGATGCTCGGCCTAGATCCCGTTTTCTTAACCGTTCAAACAGAGCGTTTGGACACATATTGTATAGAGCGCAATATTTCCAGAATTCATTTTCTTAAAATTGACACTGAAGGCAATGAATGGTTGGTGTTGGCGGGGGCGGATGGGTTGATTCGCAAACAGGCAATTGACATGATCCAATTTGAATATGGAGGATGCTATCTCGATTCTAAGGCGACATTGAAGCAAATTTATGAGTATTTAACTCTTTGCGGTTATTCGATTTATCGCATTATTCCCGAGGGATTGATCTACATTGATCAATGGCGGCCTGAGCTGGAAAATTATGTCTATAGCAATTATTTTGCCATTAGAAATAACTGA